A single window of Oerskovia paurometabola DNA harbors:
- a CDS encoding carboxyl transferase domain-containing protein, translating to MGTTVDPFSADARANDVAQRSLVAGLRERTARAALGGPEPSRARHVARGKLLPRERVEHLLDEGSPFLEIAPLAAEGMLGGEWPGAGVIAGIGVVEGRQVLVVCNDATVKGGTYHPLTVKKHLRAQEIALENRLPCIYLVDSGGAFLPLQAEVFPDRDHFGRIFYHQARLSAAGVPQIAAVLGSCTAGGAYVPAMSDETVIVRNQGTIFLGGPPLVKAAIGEVVTAEELGGGDLHARRSGVTDHLAEDDEHALAIVRRIVSTLPPDPAPAWAVHESAPPVVGQDDPGGPGESLYGAVPVDVQAPYDAREIVARLVDGSVFHEFKREYGDTLVTGFAHLHGHPVGIVANNGVLFSPSALKGAHFVELCDQRGIPLVFLQNISGFMVGTDAEAGGIAKDGAKMVTAVATTRVPKLTVVVGGSFGAGNYSMCGRAYSPRFLWSWPASRISVMGGPQAASVLATVKADQLAARGEQWAPDDEAAFREDIRSRYEEQGDPYYATARLWDDGVIDPADTRRVLGLALDVCARTPLAPTEGPRFGLFRM from the coding sequence CTGGGGACGACGGTCGACCCGTTCTCTGCGGACGCCCGTGCCAACGACGTGGCGCAGCGTTCGCTCGTCGCCGGGCTGCGCGAGCGCACGGCCCGCGCCGCGCTCGGCGGCCCCGAGCCGTCGCGGGCCCGGCACGTCGCGCGCGGCAAGCTGCTGCCGCGCGAGCGCGTCGAGCACCTGCTCGACGAGGGCAGCCCGTTCCTGGAGATCGCACCGCTCGCGGCCGAGGGGATGCTGGGCGGCGAGTGGCCCGGGGCGGGCGTGATCGCGGGGATCGGGGTCGTCGAGGGGCGCCAGGTCCTGGTCGTGTGCAACGACGCGACGGTCAAGGGCGGCACGTACCACCCGCTCACGGTCAAGAAGCACCTGCGGGCGCAGGAGATCGCGCTCGAGAACCGGCTGCCGTGCATCTACCTCGTCGACTCGGGCGGCGCGTTCCTGCCGCTCCAGGCCGAGGTCTTCCCCGACCGCGACCACTTCGGCCGGATCTTCTACCACCAGGCCCGGCTCTCGGCCGCGGGCGTCCCGCAGATCGCGGCGGTCCTGGGCTCGTGCACCGCGGGCGGCGCGTACGTGCCCGCGATGAGCGACGAGACGGTGATCGTGCGGAACCAGGGCACGATCTTCCTCGGCGGCCCGCCGCTCGTGAAGGCCGCGATCGGTGAGGTCGTCACGGCCGAGGAGCTGGGTGGCGGCGACCTGCACGCGCGCCGCTCGGGCGTCACCGACCACCTGGCGGAGGACGACGAGCACGCGCTCGCGATCGTGCGCCGCATCGTCTCGACGCTCCCGCCCGACCCGGCGCCCGCGTGGGCGGTCCACGAGAGCGCCCCGCCGGTCGTCGGGCAGGACGACCCGGGCGGCCCTGGCGAGAGCCTGTACGGCGCGGTGCCGGTCGACGTCCAGGCGCCGTACGACGCGCGCGAGATCGTCGCGCGGCTCGTCGACGGCAGCGTGTTCCACGAGTTCAAGCGCGAGTACGGCGACACCCTGGTCACGGGGTTCGCGCACCTGCACGGGCACCCCGTGGGGATCGTCGCGAACAACGGGGTCCTGTTCAGCCCGTCGGCGCTCAAGGGCGCGCACTTCGTCGAGCTGTGCGACCAGCGCGGCATCCCGCTCGTGTTCCTGCAGAACATCTCGGGGTTCATGGTCGGCACCGACGCCGAGGCCGGGGGCATCGCCAAGGACGGCGCCAAGATGGTCACGGCCGTCGCGACGACGCGCGTGCCCAAGCTGACGGTCGTGGTCGGCGGGTCGTTCGGGGCGGGCAACTACTCGATGTGCGGGCGCGCGTACTCGCCGCGCTTCCTGTGGTCGTGGCCCGCGAGCCGGATCTCGGTCATGGGCGGCCCGCAGGCCGCGTCGGTGCTCGCGACGGTCAAGGCCGACCAGCTCGCGGCGCGCGGCGAGCAGTGGGCGCCCGACGACGAGGCCGCCTTCCGCGAGGACATCCGTTCGCGCTACGAGGAGCAGGGCGATCCGTACTACGCGACGGCCCGGCTCTGGGACGACGGCGTCATCGACCCCGCCGACACGCGCCGCGTGCTGGGGCTCGCGCTCGACGTGTGCGCCCGCACGCCCCTGGCACCGACCGAGGGCCCGCGCTTCGGGCTCTTCAGGATGTGA
- a CDS encoding dihydrolipoamide acetyltransferase family protein has protein sequence MATREFLLPDLGEGLTESDLVSWHVAAGDRVELNQVIAEVETAKALVDLPSPYAGVVTVLHAEPGQTVNVGEPLVTFEVPDEAGAPGAVPAAGRSAGGGRAARGAGNPSPDGVTTDRSPASPSAVVSTPDGATPGGLAAHGGQDAAEEAPQPNLVGYGARPERSGRPTRRARRSPAPAAAEMRPTGVENRVSTPDGRISADGVEHGQPSDDDMAGAGAGPGAGAGASAAAGSSTGMPPIERPRSTPPVRRLAKQLGVHLERIVGTGARGLVTREDVLAAVSCAQAGSREGTAAGTGQGAVSGRRAGTGRERNGVHGLPSDASRGPASRGFGTAGPPDEWDDDDEDAAAADEPTPRTTGRHSPTSLRDILGQSGLARAASRRAGGFPLPGTSAAPAEPDDRRGAAPSGRADNGETRTPVRGVRKHTAAAMVASAFTAPHATVFLTVDVTPSTELLDRLRTHPLARGTRITVLALVARALCVVLPRHPSLNSRWEDLPDGGAEIVHSPRVHLGTAVATERGLVVPHVPDAHTLGLTGLAQALADLTATARSGRTAPERLTGGTITITNVGVFGVDAGTPILVPGEAAILGVGAVRKRPWEHEGQVALRDVVTLSLSFDHRVVDGEQGARFLSELGALLADPALALLLVGDPGDPGTPGDQGPSRTGAPS, from the coding sequence ATGGCCACGCGCGAGTTCCTCCTGCCCGACCTCGGTGAGGGCCTCACCGAGTCCGACCTGGTGAGCTGGCACGTCGCCGCGGGCGACCGGGTCGAGCTCAACCAGGTCATCGCGGAGGTCGAGACGGCCAAGGCCCTGGTCGACCTCCCGTCGCCCTACGCGGGCGTCGTCACGGTCCTGCACGCCGAGCCGGGGCAGACGGTCAACGTGGGGGAGCCGCTCGTCACGTTCGAGGTCCCGGACGAGGCGGGGGCGCCGGGCGCAGTGCCCGCCGCCGGGCGGTCGGCCGGCGGCGGGCGTGCGGCCCGCGGTGCCGGGAACCCGTCGCCTGACGGCGTCACCACCGATCGTTCGCCGGCGTCCCCGTCCGCCGTGGTCTCCACGCCCGACGGCGCCACGCCCGGCGGTCTCGCGGCCCACGGCGGCCAGGACGCGGCCGAGGAGGCGCCCCAGCCGAACCTCGTCGGGTACGGTGCGCGACCAGAACGATCGGGCCGACCCACGAGGCGAGCACGCCGGTCCCCGGCTCCGGCCGCTGCCGAGATGCGGCCAACTGGGGTCGAGAACAGGGTCAGCACCCCAGATGGCCGCATCTCGGCGGACGGGGTCGAGCACGGGCAGCCTTCCGACGACGACATGGCCGGAGCCGGTGCCGGCCCGGGGGCGGGGGCTGGTGCGAGCGCGGCAGCGGGCTCGAGTACCGGTATGCCCCCCATCGAGCGACCACGCTCGACCCCGCCCGTGCGCCGGCTGGCCAAGCAGCTCGGGGTCCACCTCGAACGGATCGTCGGGACCGGCGCTCGCGGCCTCGTGACCCGCGAGGACGTCCTCGCGGCGGTGAGCTGTGCGCAGGCCGGGTCCCGTGAGGGGACCGCAGCCGGGACGGGGCAGGGCGCGGTGTCCGGGCGACGTGCGGGCACGGGCAGGGAGCGCAACGGCGTCCACGGCCTTCCCAGCGACGCGTCGAGGGGACCGGCGTCCCGGGGCTTCGGCACCGCGGGCCCGCCCGACGAGTGGGACGACGACGACGAGGACGCTGCCGCTGCCGACGAGCCCACGCCCCGGACCACGGGCCGCCACTCACCGACCTCGCTGCGCGACATCCTCGGTCAGTCCGGGCTGGCCCGCGCGGCCTCCCGGCGCGCCGGCGGGTTCCCGCTGCCCGGAACGAGCGCCGCGCCGGCCGAGCCGGACGACAGGAGGGGAGCGGCGCCGTCGGGCCGGGCGGACAACGGTGAGACCCGCACCCCCGTGCGCGGCGTGCGCAAGCACACCGCCGCCGCGATGGTCGCGAGCGCCTTCACCGCCCCCCACGCGACCGTGTTCCTCACGGTCGACGTCACGCCCAGCACCGAGCTCCTCGACCGCCTGCGGACCCACCCGCTCGCCCGCGGGACCAGGATCACGGTCCTGGCGCTCGTCGCTCGCGCGCTGTGCGTCGTGCTGCCGCGGCACCCCTCGCTCAACAGCCGGTGGGAGGACCTGCCCGACGGTGGCGCGGAGATCGTCCACAGCCCGCGCGTCCACCTGGGGACGGCGGTCGCGACCGAGCGCGGGCTCGTCGTGCCCCACGTGCCCGACGCGCACACGCTCGGGCTCACAGGACTCGCGCAGGCGCTCGCGGACCTCACCGCGACGGCCCGCAGCGGGCGCACCGCGCCCGAGCGGCTCACGGGCGGGACCATCACGATCACCAACGTCGGGGTGTTCGGCGTCGACGCCGGGACGCCGATCCTGGTCCCGGGGGAGGCCGCGATCCTGGGCGTCGGGGCCGTGCGGAAGCGCCCCTGGGAGCACGAGGGACAGGTCGCGCTGCGCGACGTCGTGACGCTGAGCCTGTCGTTCGACCACCGCGTGGTCGACGGCGAGCAGGGCGCCCGTTTCCTTTCCGAGCTCGGGGCGCTGCTCGCGGACCCGGCGCTCGCGCTGCTCCTGGTGGGCGACCCCGGCGACCCCGGTACCCCCGGCGACCAGGGTCCGTCCCGGACGGGGGCGCCCTCGTGA
- a CDS encoding acyl-CoA dehydrogenase family protein has product MNTELTDDQRKLSDTVREFADTVVAPAAYTYDTERRLPLDIIREMGDLGLFGLPFPVEHGGQGKDYLSLCLAVEALARVDQSIAVTLEAGVGLGIMPIVRHGTAEQRERWLPDLVTGRALAAFGLTEAEAGSDAGATRTTARHEPGPDGGGGVWVIDGSKQFITNSGTPITSVVTVTAVTAEEVRTDGSVKKELSSILVPSGTAGFTVGPAYDKVGWHTSDTHPLTFEDVRVPTANLLGELGRGYANFLHALDEGRIAFAALATGAAQGCLEEALRYARTRNVFGRDIGSNQHIAFTLSRMAARVHQARLCYYDAASKLANDVPFKVEASMAKLVGSEAAMANARDAAQIFGGYGFLNENPVARHYRDSKVLEIGEGTSEVQLMIIARGLGLTA; this is encoded by the coding sequence ATGAACACCGAGCTCACCGACGACCAGCGCAAGCTCAGCGACACCGTGCGCGAGTTCGCGGACACCGTCGTCGCGCCCGCCGCGTACACGTACGACACCGAGCGCCGCCTGCCGCTCGACATCATCCGCGAGATGGGCGACCTGGGGCTCTTCGGCCTGCCGTTCCCCGTCGAGCACGGCGGCCAGGGCAAGGACTACCTGTCGCTGTGCCTCGCGGTCGAGGCGCTCGCGCGCGTCGACCAGAGCATCGCGGTGACCCTGGAGGCCGGTGTGGGGCTCGGGATCATGCCGATCGTGCGGCACGGGACCGCGGAGCAGCGCGAGCGGTGGCTGCCGGACCTCGTCACGGGGCGGGCCCTCGCGGCATTCGGGCTGACCGAGGCCGAGGCGGGCTCCGACGCGGGCGCCACCCGCACGACGGCGCGGCACGAGCCCGGCCCGGACGGCGGCGGCGGGGTGTGGGTCATCGACGGCAGCAAGCAGTTCATCACCAACTCCGGGACGCCCATCACGAGCGTCGTCACGGTCACCGCGGTCACGGCGGAGGAGGTGCGCACCGACGGGTCGGTGAAGAAGGAGCTGTCGTCGATCCTCGTGCCGTCCGGGACGGCCGGGTTCACGGTCGGGCCGGCGTACGACAAGGTCGGGTGGCACACGTCCGACACGCACCCCCTGACGTTCGAGGACGTCCGGGTCCCCACGGCGAACCTCCTGGGCGAGCTGGGCCGCGGGTACGCGAACTTCCTGCACGCCCTCGACGAGGGGCGCATCGCGTTCGCGGCGCTCGCCACGGGCGCCGCCCAAGGGTGCCTGGAGGAGGCGCTGCGGTACGCGCGGACGCGCAACGTCTTCGGACGCGACATCGGCTCGAACCAGCACATCGCGTTCACGCTCTCGCGCATGGCGGCCCGCGTCCACCAGGCGCGGCTCTGCTACTACGACGCGGCCTCGAAGCTCGCGAACGACGTCCCGTTCAAGGTCGAGGCGTCCATGGCGAAGCTCGTGGGCAGCGAGGCGGCCATGGCGAACGCGCGCGACGCGGCGCAGATCTTCGGCGGCTACGGCTTCCTGAACGAGAACCCGGTGGCTCGCCACTACCGGGACTCCAAGGTGCTCGAGATCGGGGAGGGGACGTCCGAGGTGCAGCTCATGATCATCGCGCGCGGGCTGGGCCTCACGGCCTAG
- a CDS encoding alpha-ketoacid dehydrogenase subunit beta, with translation MTTLTLAKALNAGLRRSLATDDKVVVMGEDVGRLGGVYRVTDGLQTEFGPRRVLDTPLAESGILGTAVGLAYRGYRPVCEIQFDGFVYVAFDQIVSQLAKMHARTGGAVRLPITIRIPVGGGLGAAEHHSESPEAYFAHTAGLRVVTVSDPQDAYTVLQQAIACDDPVVFFEPKRRYHLKGEVNEAADLRSADPMDAARVVVPGTDVTLVTFGSLVTTARDAAVAAADEGVSIEVVDLRSLSPIDHATVAASVRKTGRLVVTHEAPHQAGLGAEVAAAATERCFDHLEAAPVRVTGHDVPYPPAKAEQHQVPDLDRILDGVDRVLGRGAYASSEYAAFEGVAR, from the coding sequence ATGACCACGCTGACGCTCGCCAAGGCCCTCAACGCAGGCCTGCGCCGCTCGCTCGCGACCGACGACAAGGTCGTCGTCATGGGGGAGGACGTCGGCCGCCTCGGCGGCGTGTACCGGGTCACGGACGGCCTCCAGACCGAGTTCGGCCCCCGTCGCGTGCTCGACACGCCGCTCGCGGAGTCGGGCATCCTCGGCACGGCCGTGGGGCTCGCGTACCGCGGCTACCGACCCGTGTGCGAGATCCAGTTCGACGGGTTCGTGTACGTCGCGTTCGACCAGATCGTGTCCCAGCTCGCCAAGATGCACGCCCGCACGGGCGGCGCGGTGCGCCTGCCGATCACGATCCGCATCCCCGTGGGCGGCGGCCTGGGGGCGGCCGAGCACCACTCGGAGTCGCCCGAGGCGTACTTCGCGCACACCGCGGGCCTGCGCGTCGTGACCGTCTCCGACCCGCAGGACGCGTACACCGTGCTCCAGCAGGCCATCGCGTGCGACGACCCGGTCGTCTTCTTCGAGCCCAAGCGGCGCTACCACCTCAAGGGCGAGGTCAACGAGGCGGCGGACCTGCGCTCGGCCGACCCCATGGACGCGGCGCGCGTCGTCGTGCCCGGGACCGACGTCACCCTGGTGACGTTCGGGTCGCTCGTGACGACGGCCCGGGACGCCGCGGTCGCGGCCGCCGACGAGGGCGTCTCGATCGAGGTCGTGGACCTGCGTTCGCTCTCGCCGATCGACCACGCGACGGTCGCGGCGTCGGTCCGCAAGACGGGTCGGCTGGTCGTCACGCACGAGGCCCCGCACCAGGCAGGCCTGGGCGCCGAGGTCGCGGCCGCGGCGACCGAGCGCTGCTTCGACCACCTCGAGGCCGCGCCGGTGCGCGTCACGGGGCACGACGTCCCGTACCCCCCGGCCAAGGCCGAGCAGCACCAGGTCCCGGACCTGGACCGGATCCTCGACGGCGTGGACCGCGTCCTGGGGCGCGGGGCGTACGCGTCGTCGGAGTACGCAGCCTTCGAGGGGGTGGCACGGTGA
- a CDS encoding acetyl/propionyl/methylcrotonyl-CoA carboxylase subunit alpha, which produces MLPLRTPTPGSRPFGTVLVANRGEIACRIIGTLRRLGIRSVAVHSDADAGARHVSLADVAVRIGPAAATGSYLSVPAIIDAARATGADAIHPGYGFLSENPELARACAAAGIVFVGPSVAALEAMADKITAKEIVAARGVPVVPGSTGRDPATGQALDDEALARAARDVGFPLFVKPSAGGGGKGMQVVTSADDLPAALASARRVATRSFGDGTLLVERLVARPRHIEVQVLADSRGAVVHLGERECSLQRRHQKVVEEAPSPLLDAATRARIGEAACEVARGVDYEGAGTVEFLVPADDPATFFFIEMNTRLQVEHPVTEMVTGLDLVEAQLRVAAGEALGFAQEDVVLVGHAIEARVYAESPARGFLPATGEVLALTEPDGAGWRLDSSLAEGVDVGGDYDPLLAKAVAHGADRAQALDRLDGLLGETVVLGVDTNIGFLRALLASPDVRAGNLDTGLIERFVADGGVPPEAAAEGDLVAVALFSLAGSDARGATPHATGQWGVGDGWRLNAAPRPRRVALLAPADEPHEVTVTGDASDAVVHVDDGEPRHASLTPVAGHAWRLVVDGTGEPVRLATGPDGSVWLARDGRVVQVAVPTRAERLARRAAARPDASDRPDAPLSPDVRAGMPGTVVAVAVTDGESVAAGTVLVVVEAMKMEHPLTAPHAGVVRLTARPGDLVRRDEVVARVEPRPDDDAPVPADGSAILQHPQADIPAVPVPSHTPGAP; this is translated from the coding sequence ATGCTCCCGCTGCGCACCCCCACCCCGGGCTCGCGCCCCTTCGGCACGGTCCTCGTCGCCAACCGTGGCGAGATCGCGTGCCGCATCATCGGCACGCTGCGCCGCCTCGGCATCCGCTCGGTCGCGGTCCACAGCGACGCCGACGCCGGCGCGCGCCACGTGTCCCTCGCCGACGTCGCGGTACGCATCGGCCCGGCCGCCGCGACGGGGTCGTACCTGAGCGTGCCCGCGATCATCGACGCGGCCCGCGCGACGGGCGCCGACGCGATCCACCCCGGCTACGGCTTCCTGTCCGAGAACCCCGAGCTCGCGCGGGCCTGCGCGGCCGCGGGCATCGTGTTCGTCGGGCCCAGTGTCGCGGCGCTCGAGGCCATGGCCGACAAGATCACGGCCAAGGAGATCGTCGCGGCGCGCGGTGTCCCGGTCGTGCCGGGCAGCACGGGCCGTGACCCCGCGACCGGCCAGGCGCTCGACGACGAGGCCCTCGCCCGGGCCGCGCGCGACGTCGGCTTCCCGCTGTTCGTCAAGCCCTCGGCGGGCGGCGGCGGCAAGGGCATGCAGGTCGTGACCTCGGCCGACGACCTCCCGGCCGCGCTCGCGAGCGCCCGCCGCGTCGCGACCCGGTCGTTCGGCGACGGCACGCTGCTCGTCGAGCGCCTCGTCGCCCGACCGCGCCACATCGAGGTGCAGGTGCTCGCGGACTCGCGCGGCGCCGTCGTGCACCTGGGGGAGCGCGAGTGCTCGCTCCAGCGTCGCCACCAGAAGGTCGTCGAGGAGGCGCCGTCGCCGCTGCTCGACGCCGCGACGCGCGCCCGCATCGGGGAGGCCGCGTGCGAGGTCGCGCGCGGCGTCGACTACGAGGGCGCCGGGACGGTCGAGTTCCTCGTGCCTGCCGACGACCCGGCGACGTTCTTCTTCATCGAGATGAACACGCGCCTGCAGGTCGAGCACCCCGTGACGGAGATGGTCACGGGCCTCGACCTGGTCGAGGCCCAGCTCCGCGTCGCAGCGGGAGAGGCGCTGGGGTTCGCGCAGGAGGACGTCGTGCTGGTGGGCCACGCGATCGAGGCCCGCGTCTACGCCGAGTCCCCGGCGCGCGGCTTCCTGCCCGCGACGGGCGAGGTCCTCGCGCTCACCGAGCCCGACGGCGCCGGGTGGCGTCTCGACAGCAGCCTCGCCGAGGGCGTGGACGTCGGGGGCGACTACGACCCGCTGCTCGCGAAGGCCGTCGCGCACGGCGCCGACCGCGCCCAGGCGCTCGACCGGCTCGACGGCCTGCTCGGGGAGACGGTCGTGCTGGGCGTCGACACGAACATCGGCTTCCTGCGGGCGCTCCTCGCGTCCCCGGACGTCCGGGCGGGAAACCTCGACACGGGGCTCATCGAGCGGTTCGTCGCGGACGGCGGAGTCCCGCCGGAGGCCGCGGCCGAGGGCGACCTCGTGGCGGTCGCGCTGTTCTCGCTCGCGGGGTCGGACGCTCGCGGCGCCACGCCGCACGCGACCGGCCAGTGGGGCGTCGGCGACGGCTGGCGGCTCAACGCCGCGCCCCGCCCGCGCCGGGTCGCGCTGCTCGCCCCGGCCGACGAGCCCCACGAGGTGACCGTGACGGGGGACGCGAGCGACGCCGTCGTGCACGTGGACGACGGCGAGCCCCGGCATGCCTCGCTGACACCGGTCGCGGGGCACGCGTGGCGGTTGGTCGTGGACGGCACGGGCGAGCCCGTGCGCCTCGCGACCGGCCCCGACGGGAGCGTCTGGCTCGCGCGCGACGGCCGGGTGGTCCAGGTCGCCGTCCCGACGCGCGCCGAGCGCCTCGCGCGACGCGCCGCCGCCCGCCCTGACGCGTCCGACCGACCGGACGCCCCCCTGAGCCCCGACGTCCGCGCGGGCATGCCCGGCACGGTCGTCGCGGTCGCCGTCACCGACGGCGAGAGCGTCGCCGCGGGCACGGTCCTCGTCGTGGTCGAGGCCATGAAGATGGAGCACCCGCTCACGGCGCCGCACGCGGGCGTCGTGCGGCTCACGGCCCGCCCAGGTGACCTGGTGCGGCGCGACGAGGTGGTCGCCCGCGTCGAACCACGGCCTGACGACGACGCCCCCGTCCCGGCCGACGGGTCCGCGATCCTGCAGCACCCCCAGGCCGACATCCCGGCCGTCCCCGTCCCCTCCCACACCCCAGGAGCGCCATGA